From Pongo pygmaeus isolate AG05252 chromosome 1, NHGRI_mPonPyg2-v2.0_pri, whole genome shotgun sequence, one genomic window encodes:
- the FOXO6 gene encoding forkhead box protein O6: MAAKLRAHQVDVDPDFAPQSRPRSCTWPLPQPDLAGDEDRALGAGVAEGAEDCGPERRATAPAMAPAPPLGAEVGPLRKAKSSRRNAWGNLSYADLITKAIESAPDKRLTLSQIYDWMVRYVPYFKDKGDSNSSAGWKNSIRHNLSLHTRFIRVQNEGTGKSSWWMLNPEGGKTGKTPRRRAVSMDNGAKFLRIKGKASKKKQLQAPERSPDDSSPSAPAPGPVPAAAKWAASPASHASDDYEAWADFRGGGRPLLGEAAELEDDEALEALAPSSPLMYPSPASALSPGLGARCPGELPRLAELGGPLGLHGGGGAGLPEGLLDGAQDAYGPRARAGTPAYFGGCKGGAYGGGGGFGPPAMGALRRLPMQTIQENKQASFAPAAAPFRPGALPALLPPPPPAPRPGPVLGAPGELALAGAAAAYPGKGAAPYAPPAPSRSALAHPISLMTLPGEAGAAGLAPPGHAAAFGGPPGGLLLDALPGPYAAAGPLGAAPDRFPADLDLDMFSGSLECDVESIILNDFMDSDEMDFNFDSALPPPPPGLAGAPPPNQSWVPG; encoded by the exons TGTACCTGGCCCCTGCCGCAGCCTGACTTGGCCGGCGACGAGGACAGAGCGCTGGGCGCAGGGGTGGCCGAGGGCGCCGAGGACTGCGGGCCGGAGCGCCGGGCCACGGCCCCGGCGATGGCCCCAGCGCCGCCCCTGGGCGCGGAGGTCGGACCGCTGCGGAAAGCGAAGAGCTCTCGGCGGAACGCGTGGGGGAACCTGTCCTACGCCGACCTCATCACCAAAGCCATCGAGAGCGCCCCGGACAAGCGGCTCACGCTCTCGCAGATCTACGACTGGATGGTCCGTTACGTGCCCTACTTCAAGGATAAAGGCGACAGCAACAGCTCGGCCGGCTGGAAG AACTCCATCCGGCACAACCTGTCGCTGCACACCCGTTTCATCCGCGTGCAGAACGAGGGCACCGGCAAGAGTTCGTGGTGGATGCTGAACCCCGAGGGCGGAAAGACAGGCAAGACCCCGCGGCGCAGGGCCGTGTCCATGGACAACGGGGCCAAGTTCCTGCGCATCAAGGGCAAGGCGAGCAAGAAGAAGCAGCTGCAGGCGCCCGAGCGAAGCCCCGACGACAGCTCCCCGAGCGCGCCCGCCCCGGGGCCGGTGCCTGCCGCAGCCAAGTGGGCCGCCAGTCCCGCCTCGCACGCCAGCGACGACTACGAGGCTTGGGCCGACTTCCGCGGCGGCGGGAGACCCCTGCTCGGGGAGGCGGCCGAGCTGGAGGACGACGAGGCCCTGGAGGCCCTGGCGCCATCGTCGCCGCTCATGTACCCAAGCCCCGCCAGCGCGCTGTCGCCGGGGCTGGGCGCGCGCTGTCCGGGTGAGCTGCCCCGCCTGGCCGAGCTGGGAGGCCCACTGGGCCTgcacggcggcggcggcgcggggcTGCCCGAGGGCCTGCTGGACGGCGCGCAGGACGCGTACGGGCCGCGGGCCCGCGCCGGGACGCCCGCCTACTTCGGCGGCTGCAAGGGCGGCGCCTACGGCGGGGGCGGGGGCTTCGGGCCGCCGGCGATGGGCGCTCTGCGCCGCCTGCCCATGCAGACCATCCAGGAGAACAAGCAGGCCAGCTTCGCGCCGGCGGCGGCGCCCTTCCGCCCCGGGGCGCTGCCcgcgctgctgccgccgccgccgcccgcgcccAGGCCCGGCCCGGTGCTGGGTGCGCCGGGGGAGCTGGCGCTGGCGGGCGCAGCCGCCGCCTACCCCGGCAAGGGGGCGGCCCCGTACGCGCCGCCCGCGCCCTCGCGCAGTGCCTTAGCCCACCCCATCAGCCTTATGACGCTGCCCGGCGAGGCGGGCGCCGCGGGCCTGGCACCGCCGGGCCACGCCGCCGCCTTCGGGGGCCCGCCCGGCGGCCTCCTGCTGGACGCGCTGCCGGGGCCCTACGCGGCCGCCGGCCCGCTGGGCGCCGCGCCCGACCGCTTCCCGGCCGACCTGGACCTCGACATGTTCAGCGGGAGCCTCGAGTGCGACGTGGAGTCCATCATCCTCAACGACTTCATGGACAGCGACGAAATGGACTTCAACTTCGATTCGGCCCTGCCTCCGCCGCCGCCGGGCCTGGCCGGGGCCCCGCCCCCCAACCAGAGCTGGGTGCCGGGCTGA